One Argentina anserina chromosome 6, drPotAnse1.1, whole genome shotgun sequence genomic window, AGCATCTACAATGAATAGCTTTAATTACTTCACATTCGAAAAATCAAACCACACTtgaacaaagagtaagaaataTATAAGCAAAGCAACCAACCCTCTTGAGATCATGGCGAGGAACGTCATGCCGATTCACCGGTTCAATAGCCAACGAGTTCTACtccaagaaaaacaaacaagacAAAAACCCAAATCATAAGAAGCAGAAGTATAAATATCAACTATGAAAGTTGCCATACATTAAAGTCTCTGCAACAACTAGTAACATAACCAAGAAAAACACGAACCTTGGACTCGTTATGGCAATGCCTACAGTCGAAAACCTCATCACAACAAGGCGCTACGATCTTGCATCTCCTTCTGTAATGCAGGCACCTTGGCAAccaaaaaatatgaacattaCACTCAAAAAACCAAACCAGCTAACAAAACAATTCCAATCTCATAAGAAATCAGTGAAATCACAAACGCGAAGAAATACCCAAATTGCCCAGACCCCTCCTCCCTCGCACACTGCACCTGCGTCTCAATCCGGCCCTCCATTTTCTCCAAAACCCACCTACATTACAATTCACGCAAGTTAACATCTGAGAAAAATTAGGGAAGCAAAGCTGAAAGAAGAATGGGCGCTTTATTACCGgatagagagaaaaagagTGCGAATTAGATAGTTTCCTTTCCTTGTTTGTAATTTATATGAAACTGTTGGCGACGCGCCACGCCAGCCGACATTACTCTAATCTAATCCTCTTTATCAACTCTAATCTTTCATTTTTAGGATATCATTAAAGCGGCGTCGTTTTAGGACTCCCCATTGGTTGGCGCGAAAGCCGGGGGGGTTTAGTTGGTTAAAAAGGCGGGATTGGAAGGGTAATTAGGGTAATTTCATTTTGGGGATAAGGGTGGTGACTGGACATGGGAGATGGGCATCTGGGTTGTGGGGGGGGGCCAAGGAAACAACATGCTGATCGTCGTTTTTCCTTTTCCAGGGGGGGGCATGTACAAGTTGTAACGCTTTTTTAAAGGGGAAGATCGTTTTCGTGCCATGGATCACGTGGTGTATGACGTGCTGGGTTATCCAAATGTACAGTGGTTTTGACTACGTGGCTTTATGGCGTGCAGGGTGACAGCTGGTCAACTCGGCCGAATCGACCGTATTTTGGTTTATTGCAACAGGGCACCAAATTGTTCAAAGCCCATGTTATGGAATTGGGAGTTTGTTCGGTCTTACTTTTGATGGGAAAGGTATGGCAATGGGCTAACAAAAACCAACGGAACGGAAAAATGAGGCTCAAGAGCACAAATGACATAATGATATTGTTTAGATAAGACACTCTTCTTATTGATTTCTATGAGAATTTTTGTCATGTTTTTCCAATAGCACGGGACCGGTTATAGGTCTTTCCGTCCCCATGGccagtgttttttttttgttcttggtaAAAGTTTGGAACCGAAGCGTGCTCGATCACATTATAGGAATGTTTGTTCTAAAAATACTGATAGAAATGTAGAATTAtgagtaaacatattcaagaaTTTTCTGCACATGCTATGCTAGAATTATAatagaaaaatagaaaattcattattttgGGAAAATAAAGTTAATAAAAGAAAGTTAGAAAAAAAgggaatgaaaataaaattagattTAACTTaaccaaagaaaataagaaaggatgaagaagaataaaataaataaaatgttgAAAACCCCCAAAAAATGAATTGATAGCATCCGAACCTCTCACCATGGAGAAACATCTccaggagaaagaaaaaacagtTTGCCAACTAATCTAATGGCATCTTTGGTAAAGATATGTAACCGTTTGTATATATTCAAAATCTCGTATAGGCTACATCCCATAAAACCCCGTGTATCTGCCCCTGCCCATGGCAAGGACGGAGGATAGTTATGCACACCCCGGGCTGTAATTCAtatgattttttaattaagcACTGAATTCATTAGATTAATTAGCATTAGTTCATCTATAAAAAGGAATAGTGGTCTGCCTGGTTTTGAAGTGAAGTTATGTTAACAGAGGAAAGTCCTATGAATACTAAACAAATTCAGTATTTTCttagaaaaattacaagaacaagaaattcATTGAGAGTAATTTTCTATAAATAAAAACCAGGCTCTCATGGacttaaatataaataaaaactatTAACTTTAATTTGGCTCTTCTTATTATCACTTTAGCAATCATCTCATTCTCAGGTCATCTAATAATATCTTTTTGCTCTTTTGTTCGTACTCTATGATTTCTAAATCTTTTTGCtattataatatttattttaaattcgGGGATGTATGGTAGAATTTTCGTACAAAAAAATAGCCTAGTCTATTCTAAAATCCTGACTCCGTCCATGCTCCTAGGTTGTAAAAGATTAATATTAATGACCGGCGTGGGAGAAAACCATTGAAGACTTTATGAAATGTTATATGTTGTTGCATCAAATAAACGCTCTTGAGATGCATCTTTAGATGAACACTGAATTTTATGTCTATGCACATAATTTCATAGTGGACCAGTGTGGCTAGTAATTCTCGAATAAACCATGAGGTTGTACTAACAGACATATGAAACAACCCGATAAAATAATCAAGATCGTAGTTAAGAAAGTCTTCGTATACCAATTCTTAGTAGGGGTGGACACATATCACTACGGTTTTGTTTTAGGCAAAACTCATaaccaaaatcaaattttaaattcggtcCGGTTCAGTTTTCTCATTTTAGAGATTGTGACTCACAACCCAACCCGTAAGGTTTggttaggtttttttttcagttttacccgtatgtaaaatacgtaatattagaAATTAATTTCAAAGTACAAAGTTTAACATCAATATCAAACATAAAAGGTCCAATTGATTATTCCAAACCTAATTGATTCTAACATCTCCATAATCCATATTTTGCTCAAGtacaaaaaaaacattattgCGTTAAAATCAAAGAGGAACGTACATGATATGAAACATTAACAGaatcattgatcaaataattTAATTCTAGAGTCATGATACAAAAAAAGGTGACATGAGGTAGAGGTTGAGGGATGAGGGATGAGCTATGTGGATTGGTATTGCATATTGAAGTGAATTTGTAGTATAGTTTAGAATAAGGAGTGAGAGTATAGAAAGTGAGAAAGGGTCGTATGCTTTTTTTATCTGAGAAACGAGAGAGATCGTAAGATTGATTAGACTAATTAGGTTTACGCCaacattagttttttttttttaataagaaaaataaaaatataccaaaacGATGACATTAACCGTTGACTTCAGATTATTTAGGTCGTTTCGGTTTCGTTCAACTAATCagatcggttcggttttttattttcgggatttttctcatctttttcgaattcaatttaaattgatgtgatttttttattattttcgaGTTTGCATGTAGGGGTTGAAATCTACACCGCAAATTTTACATTCTACACTCTTTTGTGCTTGTCTTGACCAAATTGCCCCTCActtttttgatttgtttccaTCGTCTCCCTCTCTTCCACGAGAAACAAAACGACCCATCGCCACCAGGCGATTCACGGGTTCCGAGCTCCGAAACATTTCCAATTCCCATGAGGAGGTCTGGTTAATTGCTCGTGGATTGTGGAATAGCTTTTTTGGGTTAGTAGATAAGTATTATGGATGATCTACGAGACTCATTCATGATTTAATAAATATTTCTGGGCTTCGTCTGTCGAGCACCGGACCTCCAAGAGCCGAGCAGTGTTTTTTAAACGGTGTCTTCTTCCGCCGTTGGCCAACAGTATGCCGCACTCCACCCCTCCTTTCAATCCGACATCGACGAGATTGATAACCTAATCAATGCCTCCGTCCAATCCGGCCTCACCACCGTCCTCCCCGCCAAACCCCCTAGCCCCACCTCATGCGCCTCCATCCCGTCTCCTCCTCCCCCTTCCTCCAATCCaacctcccccccccccccctctcccCTCCAAACCCAATCCCATCCCTCCATCTGTCCCCGCCCCTTCTCCCCTCCCCTCCTCCGCCTCCATCACCATTTCCCCTTCTCCCCTTCTGCCACTGAAGTAAACCAATTAGAAATTGCGCCTCCCTCTAACGTCTGAAGATTTAACATCTGTGGGACCCAACTGCAGAGGCCACTCGCGTGTCGACACATCAGTAAAAACACTTTTGGGCTCTCAGAGATCCGGTGCATTCTAGAATGCTCCATATTTCTGGTCGCGGCAATACATGCCATCCAAGTTATGGTGCTTACTTTACTTTATTCTCTGTCATTCCTTTCAATTCCGTTTGGTGAACCTGGGCTTTGGCAAATTGGCAAGTATTGACATATGTTCACTTCAGGCCATGAATTGGAGAGAGATGGAGAACGTTCAAAATGCTATGGTATGCAATTCTAAAGGCTCTGGTGAATTTCTTCCTTTAGATTTTGaagtgatcgatcatattcaGAGTTCCTCTTCTCTCAGATTTACAATCAGCTGTGTAGCAATGAGTCTATGGCGAACTTCTTTTCTTCCCTTCGAAAAAACCCAACAAGTTGAGGGGCAATTTAGTCAATACAATCTAAAAAGAGTGCATAATGtagaaatgaaaatgtaaatttCAGCTCCCTAAAAAAACATCATCAGTCAACCTTTTGGTCATGTCCTAGTCCTCCCACATTTTGGGCTATATAatgatttttcattattttacaaagaagaaagaaactaCATCTTGTCATAAGTATCCAAAGGGTACTTTTACTCTAACTAGCATCCTAATGCAAAAGGGATGCCATGTATTAACGTAATTATATGCGTCTAAATATACATTGGAAAATATCATTACTTGAATCGGAAagaatgattcatacaatgataGAGCACTACAAAAAGAGTATAAAGTGGCCTTATTAAACTTCGgacaaaatgaaagaaaaagtaCCACACTCCTTGATAATAACAATACTAAACAATGGTGTCAGCTAGGACTGGATTTTATGACACCTAAAAATCGAAACCGGCCATAACTGAACCGCACTGAAATCGAGAAATCAGAACCGAACGGAACCATTGTGTCAGTGCCAGAAACCGAACCGAGCAGTTGGTGTCGGTTATCGGTTATATGCTTTCAGAAAACCGATGAAAACTGAACCGAACCGAGAATTGGGAGCTAAGGTTATAGCTTGTATTTggtgaacatatataatcaggTGCTTATGTAAAGAATATATttagtaataaatatatacatgcagagatatgtgattttgatttttgcatGTGTACAATCATGCATCCAGAGATCTTATGTAATACTTGGGGGTTTTGTCAACTAGCCTTCATGTTAAGACAAGTCTAGACGTCAAATGATGAAGCTCATGAGGTTTAATGTGTATTTTGGTTAACTTCTGTTTCAGCGAAGTACAATGTTTTTATTTAGTTAATATTTAAATTCTTGATTATTCATATGGTGAATGTAACttaattaaagtattgaaCCTGTAGCTTAATCCTtcacttttaatctttttattttcattagttaAATACGAAATGTCAATAAAGATATTAGGTTTTGTAAGCGAAATGAAactgaaaccgaaccgaattatagGTTAACCAAAATCgcgatttatatatatttttcggtttcggttaaaaaaaatatgaaactgAGAATTCGATGTCGGTTTTCGGTTAGTGCtcataaaccgaaccgttAGCACCGAGTCCAACCCTAGTGTCAGCACCGATATGTAGGGAGTGGAAGGTCCTCCCTAGCAACATGATTGTGCATTTGTGCTGCTTCATTACTACGTTTCTCTCTAAatgtagctagctagctctaattataaaatttaaagaaaaaaacactTGGCCTCATCACTAAATCCTCCAGCCAGAGCTGCAAAGACATTTTAGATCTCCCTTGACGACTTGGTCTATACGGTTTTTGAGAATTTAGTCAATATTATATCCTTGTCGCTTATGATTTTGCTCGATCACTTTATCAACAACCTTTTTTTAGAAGACACACAAACATTTCATTAAAGTGGACTCGGGTACAAGATATCAGTCAATTACAAGAAGACAACCATGAACCAGAAATAAGCTCCTAACTAGCAACTAATAAACTATCTTCGAAACCCACAAGTATACAACACATACAATGGAGGCCGATCACGACCATACTAAAAATTGTCAGCCCCATCGTTGTAATGCATACGAAAGCTAAAAAAGAAgacaacaaaatctaaactcaaaACAACCAAGCTCAGACCGTCACCTATAAGCACAGAAGCAGagctaaaaaacaaaaactatatAACCCTAGAACCCAGCCCACCAACCAGACCACACCAAGAAAGCCCAAAGCAGAAGCCGACATGGCCCAACAACCAACATTGTCGAAACAAAACGCACTAGCCAAAGTAACGCAGGACTGAGGAAGAGGAAATAGAGTTGACACAACCCAGAAACCTAACAAAATCGGCCAAAACAAGAGAGACAGAGCCGCATTGTCAAGCCGGAGGAAAATTGTCGCGGAGACCGGATccaaattgaaagaaatatATCTAACCCAAAATTAGACAAATAGCAAACAATCCATGCAAACTCAAAAAAAGAGGCAGACATCCATTGATAAAGATGCAATTAAAGGCTAGAACAACAAAGCAAgggaaaaggagaaaaaaacaagagaatgacacaagAGAGACAAGGGAAGGGAGGGGAGGGGCATAGGTAAGAGAGGAGAGGAACAAGGGAGTAACGGAAACGAACTCCGGAGTAGCGCCCACAAGGGGCGAGGAACTACCACCGACTCTCAAAGCAGTAGGTTCTCCAGTCTTTATCAACGACCTATCATCACAAAAGATGATACTTTAGAACTACATATGTTGTCAACTAGGACATACACATTTGATAGCCAAAgacagagaaagagagggtACAAAGAATTCTGCAAATATAGCGAGTGAAATTTATTGGTGAATCAAGCTCTAGAACGAAGCTCGGGTAAAATAAAGAGCATTTGAGCTatgcttattttttttttaaaatgaaagCACACTCCGGAAGCCTCACTCCACATAAAAAATGACCCGTACATGAACGGCCATAGTCATCATGTGTTTTCTATGATCTAAATTGcattttgacaattttggtCGTTCATGATTCATGAATATGGCCAGAGTCACATAACGCATTGGGTTGTTGCATTTAGTCGCAGGAGAACCCCTTGGTCATTCATGAATGATCAAGTTCCAATGCTTTGTAGAACACATATATGATCAAACTCTAAGTGATGCAATAGCTATAAGCTGTACAATTTTAAGGTGGGGAAATTTGTGTTTATCCCATAAAGATGTATTTTAAAATggatgtaaataaattacaactATCCCTATATGATACTATAACCATATCAATCTCACATATAACATTTGATCGAGAAGCTTAGAGCGAGGTTGCTTCTTTTGAGTTCCTTCTGCAAAGAGCTAGCTCATTCTATAAAAATTCTTAGCTAGTGGCTAATCATTAGAGTACGAAGAGTATATACAGTAATGATCCCCATTCCCATCTCTTACCAACTTCATCGAtcgttttctaataattctggCAAATTTTTGGAGGCCAATAACTAATTCTGTCAATTGGGTGCATGGGATACACGACACAGTCGATACTGATGGATCATATGCCGTTGGTCGGCTTGTATTTTTTGGAAGCGTTCGAGTTTAAGCACTAGTATAAATCAGAAGCATTAATTTTTTGTTAGATGGCATACACTTGTATTTATATAGCACTAGAAATATTGGTCCTCAGCGAGCAATATGGACCCGAGCTTTCTCTAAAAGTAGAAAAGAGTACAATATAACTAGGGTGGGCATAAACCGAATTAAACAAGCAAAATCGACCGAACTGAACTGAAAATATGGTTCGGATAACCGAACCGAAGAGATGTAGtttaaaaatgaagaaaaccgAATCGAAATCGGTTTAAACGGTTTGAACATGGTTTACGTGATCAAACTAACCGAtttaaaaccgaaccgaccgaatttaatttaatgatttaaaaaatattaaataataggtattagtacaaaaaaataacaatacATAACATAGAAAGTTGTTTAGTGCAGTTGGTAGAGCGCATGGTTATTATATTATAAGTCAGGAGTTTGAATCTCAACATTGacattttgatgttttattgaaaatctatcaaaatgagaaaaatataatttttacatAGTTATTAATGAGATGTGCGTGTGATGTACTGATTTGTGACATCATTTTTGGGTAGGAATTTGAGTCTCACCtcttgaaaattttaaaaaaattacgtATGAGTTgtaaaccgaaaccgaaccgaaaccgaaccgaatttcgGTTAAACCAATTGTTTCGGTTcagattaatttaatttgataaataatttgaatttctaGAAAACCGATTAAAGTGGTTCGATTTCGATTTAGGctaaaaaccgaaccgaaccgatatATGCCCAGCCCTAAATATAACAATCACTcccaataaaaaaacaattcataTGCTAACAGTACTACTTACCCATGCCACGTACTGGAGTCGAAAACACACAGACTCGATCGTTCCCATCCTTTGCTTATCTTGCATGTGTTAAAAACTTAGGCGTTCATCGACTAGGTCCTCCGGAGTCCGGATATGGTCCGCCATTAACAGAAGAGGCCAAAATTTACTGATGATCACCTACACTAGCTAGTTAATAATTTACTGATCGATCACATCcttgtttcttctttttttggtaaAATTGCTAAAATACACTCTAAATTTAgctaaaattgtcaatttgcacctcaaacttgtatttgagtcaatttacctcctaaacttggtaaaaattgctgatttgcacctcattcgttaaatttaactgttttcattcaattttgcgtcaaatgtcatgcacattaggggtaatgttgtcattttctatttatatttttcttaaaaacaaatacaaatattctttaaaaggaggattatttgttaatcaaattatttatttacatattttttctacatacttaaccctacttcaaattatatattcaacatatccacccattcaaatatagtgtgttgtgtatatatatataatgacaatattgcccCTCAAATGCGTGACatatgacttaaaattggatagaaaacattaaatttaacggatagggtgcaaatcggcaatttttaccaaatctaagaggtaaattgactcaaatgcaagttcagagtgcaaattgacaattatgactAAATTTGAGGTGCAAATCAGCCTTTTtgactcttttttttgttacaatcaCATCCTTGCTTTGCTTTCATGAGCTTAATTTTTGATCAATattaatgattttgaaaacaaaTGTGTAAACATCGAATGTAAAAGACTagctttgaagtttgaactaTATGACACATTGATACTGGTGTAGAAAATTCCAGTGTGTGATAGATTCCTGGACGGTTAGCAATGGGAccctgaaatcttctttgaaaTAGAAGATCTTCGGCGTTGGAAGATAGCACCACCTAATCTGTGATCAAGATTCAAACCAGGTCCTGCAGTTCTACAAGTGATGAGGATCTGTCGATGGATTGCCGCTTCAGAAGTACAAATTTCAGCCCttcatatatagtttgtttaATTGGCTCATGATCGATAAAGATCGACAAACGAATTAAGCGGATCGAAGAGTCATAGCTAGAAACGATAAGTAAAAATTATTTGGCATACCTAatcagttatatatatattagcaaCTGTATACAACTATTTAATACGTGATGCCTTCAAATTAACTCGATCAGGAGCACTATAGAAGCCTCCAGAATAGACAGTGGCTATAAACAGAACGACGGACAGTGTGAGTGAAAGCTTTAGGGCACGAAAACGAAAGCACTGCAAGCTTGCAATATATGCTGAGAAAGGCGGGGGGTGAGGACAAGGTTAGTTGGGGCCCCGGTACTCCACATAATGATTCAAGTTCGCTTCATATCGGTCCAGAAATTTCACGTGCATATCTGCTTCAAGAAACTTCATGATTAATTGTGATTGATATATCAGGAATCTCCACGTGAAGGGGTAAAAGAAAGGTAATGGCCATATGCACTACTCGATCACACTTTAATTTTCCATCACAATCATTTTCATATGGTTCGACGATCACGTATACGCAAACAATCTCAGATCAAACACTTTTCCTTCCAGACCACAGGTTTGCATATGCGTGATTGAACATGCAGATCACGTTgtaaatttcttaattttatttccaGATCACGTTGGAGTTTGAAAGCCTTATGTTCtacatctatatatattttaaccaTTCGACTTACACTATTGCCCAGAAACCAGAAATTTAAGTAGGTATGTATGCAACTCCTTGTGGTGTGGATTAATTAAGTAACCTTTAGCTTGTGAAGAGTACAATATAGCTTAATTAAAATCGTCGACCTAGATTACAGTAAGAATATATACTCGATCACCGAGTAACGCAGTTACATATGACTTCGTACAATATTCATAACAGTGATCACTGAATCAAGGTTTACGTTTATTTACGCCATGCATAGAATTATTTATTCACTGATGGTTAAGAAGATCCTATTGATACTATTTTCAAACGAACCAGAACAATATTTGTCGGTAATTATTTAAACGTAATTACTACGTCTGTAATTACTACGTTGTGTTGCGCTAGCATATATTAAAATGAGCATTTTACTTACACATTACAACAAACACACGAGTGAATTCTATAGGGGAATCACATTCTATAGTGCGACTAATTATTCAAATCCCCACCTAGTTCTAGCTTTTTCCATAACTCTTGGGGTCCAATTGATCAAAAGTATAtagtaattatttaaataaaaaaatagaagatCCGAGAGCATGCATTTGGATTTCAAactacagaaaaaaaaaaagaacagaaaGTTGAATTAATCATACAACCAAAGCATACAGAATAATACAATATCATTTCTAACCCCATCCACTCCAGGAACAACAGAAAATGCTATTCACAGAGGAAAACAACGGGGGTGACAATGATGATCATAACTTAATTAGTATCTTGGGATAAAACTCAACGCTCAAGACATCCAGACATAGAAAAAACTCATCAATTTCTTCTAGGCGTATTCACCACTGGCCAGAGGCTCGTGGCCGCTGTTGCTGATAAAGGCGAACTCGTAAACAAGCCCGGCGAGGCCGCCACCTACCAAGGGTCCGGCCCAGTACACCCAGTGGTTCTCCCAGCTCCAGCTAACCAAAGCCGGTCCAAAAGACACGGCCGGGTTCATGGAAGCTCCGTCGAATGCTCCACCCGCCAAAATGTTGGCACCAACGATGAAACCAATCGCGATGGGCGCGATTGTTCCCACGCTCCCCTTCTTGGGATCAATAGCGGTGGCGTAGACGGTGTACACCAGCCCGAACGTCATCACAATCTCGAAAACGAACGCGTTCCACACTCCTACTCCGGAGGACAGAGCAAAAGCAGAGGTGGTCTGCGAAGCACGGAATTAAAATTAGTCAGCTAACTAGCTTGGTCATATTATTTATAACAGTATTAACTAACTTTAAGATCGATGAAGTTCAGTAATAATAAAACTGACCTGGCCGTTGGTGACGAACTTAAGAAGCAAGCAAGCGACGGTGGATCCGAGCAGCTGAGCTATCCAGTAGAGGATGCCACGTAGGAGAGTGATGTTACCTCCGACGAAGGCGCCGAAGGTGACGGCGGGGTTGACGTGTCCGCCGGAGATGTTGGCTCCGACTGAGACGGCGACGAAAAGAGAAAAAGCGTGAGCTAGGGCAGCAGCCACGAGTCCGGCAGGAGTGGTGGCGCCGTCGGAAGTGAGCTTGTTGAAGGCCATGCCTGAGCCTTCACCGGCGAAGACAAAGATGAGAGTGGATATGAACTCAGCAAGAGCGGCCTTGAGGGCGTCCGGGTGGTACGTCTCCTCGGGTCGGCCCACGGCAATGTTCCGGATCGGCATGGCGGGTTAATGATCGGAGGCGGAGGTTTGAAGCTGAGAATGGAGCTACTGCACTAGCAGTGAGAAGGATTAGAGTGTGTGAATATTGCTCTTACGGTCTGGTACTTACATTGAACTTGACAGGGGACATGGAACCGGCTAGGGGCGGTTTCCGGTGGCAGAAGAGATTGGAACGAAGAATGTGATTGGTGGACAGGCTGTGGAAATAGCGAAATAATTGGATGGATTTTCGAAAATTTTGGTTTCTTATTTTTGAGACTATCTGATCTATCATTTGTTCTTACAGCGAAGCACTGCGCCGGGAGAGTCCTTGAGGTGACACGTGGAACGTAGCTGAGAGGGACACCTAACATGCAAGTGGTACTGGAATttgttttgggtttattttttatgagaaTGGGAATTTGTTTTGGTCGAAACTCGATAGGTACTggaattttcaattttgttttccaCTGTTTCGTCTCTGGGAATATCATGATCGGGGTTCTGTGGTTCTTCTAGGGCTgatatgaattatatatatatatttagtgaccctgtataaatttcatctaattcaaacctcgtttgaccgttataattttcaataaaccaaaaacaatattAATATGCTCTAAGAGAAGAcctattaccaaaatgcgaacatcgaaagccgtttgcatatctaaatcacctattttttgtcaccgatcgtgcacAGTCGCACAATGTAAACCCATTTAGCAAAACTCCGGTCAATGAgtgttttaatatgtcaaaacgcatttttttattaatcgTAGGTATAGACGGTAAAACCATGTCCAAtaaagatgaaatttttacgggttccttaaatatatataccgattatatttgctggtgtcgatcgaccatattttgaattggaatTGTCGATCggcgaagtgtccactaatgtataaTAACCTTTATATCAGGTTTCTAATAAAaccatcgcattatgaagcgactatatgaaggaaacttattggaatcgatcgacaccatatGATGTGAtcgaaatatatatttagtgaccatttttaaaatttcatctaattcggatctcgtttttgatcgtcagaatttccggtaaaccaaaaacaccactaatgtGCCCTAAAGGAGGactcattaccaagatgcgagtgccgaaagctgtttacatatttgaaatcacatatttttttcaccaatcgtgcgtggtcgcaaaaatgaaactcatttggcaaagccccggtcaatgatgttttattatgttaaaacacatatttttttgttaaacgtaggtacggacggtcaaaccatgttcaaaattgacgaaatttttatagggtccctaaatatatatatcgatcacatctatcggTGTAGATCgataatattttgaaattatattttatttgtgacatttttttataatgttttctattaattgtttttttgttctaaatccttaaataagagtattaagttttttttttctaatacaaactCAAAAGGCCCAACCCGGTCCGGAAAACC contains:
- the LOC126801241 gene encoding aquaporin TIP1-1; translated protein: MPIRNIAVGRPEETYHPDALKAALAEFISTLIFVFAGEGSGMAFNKLTSDGATTPAGLVAAALAHAFSLFVAVSVGANISGGHVNPAVTFGAFVGGNITLLRGILYWIAQLLGSTVACLLLKFVTNGQTTSAFALSSGVGVWNAFVFEIVMTFGLVYTVYATAIDPKKGSVGTIAPIAIGFIVGANILAGGAFDGASMNPAVSFGPALVSWSWENHWVYWAGPLVGGGLAGLVYEFAFISNSGHEPLASGEYA